The Trichocoleus desertorum ATA4-8-CV12 genome contains a region encoding:
- the plsX gene encoding phosphate acyltransferase PlsX yields MGPTRARIAIDAMGGDHAPAEIVAGALRAQEELGIEALLVGDPDQIQAYLKQHNSSAHLEVIPSEGTIEMTEEPLGALKRKPKASINVAMDLVKQKRADAVVSAGHSGAAMAAALLRLGRLRGIDRPAIGAVLPTLVAGKPVLILDVGANVDCRPKFLEQFALMGTIYSQYVLGVEAPKVGLLNIGEEPCKGNDQAVRTHQMLQDNPQIPFVGNAEGRDVLSGHFDVIVCDGFVGNILLKFAEAVGEVALQILREELPQGLNGKLGVTLLKPNLKRIKQRMDHAEHGGGLLLGVDGVCVISHGSSQAPSIFNAVRLAKEAVDHQVLDRIQSCYGRKTAPASEGE; encoded by the coding sequence ATGGGACCAACTCGGGCACGGATCGCAATCGATGCTATGGGCGGGGACCACGCCCCTGCTGAAATAGTCGCTGGAGCGCTGCGAGCGCAAGAAGAACTCGGTATTGAAGCTTTGCTAGTAGGCGACCCTGACCAAATTCAGGCTTACCTCAAGCAACATAATAGCTCTGCTCATTTGGAAGTCATTCCATCTGAGGGCACAATCGAGATGACTGAGGAGCCCCTAGGTGCCCTGAAGCGAAAGCCTAAGGCATCTATTAATGTGGCAATGGATTTGGTCAAGCAAAAGCGAGCGGATGCAGTCGTTTCAGCGGGCCATTCGGGTGCCGCAATGGCAGCGGCATTACTGCGTTTGGGGCGGTTGCGTGGCATTGACCGACCTGCAATCGGCGCTGTGTTGCCAACCTTGGTAGCTGGAAAGCCAGTGTTGATTTTAGATGTTGGTGCCAACGTTGACTGTCGCCCGAAGTTCCTAGAGCAGTTTGCGCTCATGGGTACTATCTACAGCCAATACGTTTTAGGGGTTGAGGCTCCTAAGGTTGGGCTGCTTAATATTGGTGAAGAGCCTTGCAAAGGCAATGACCAAGCGGTGCGCACCCATCAAATGCTGCAAGATAATCCTCAGATTCCGTTTGTTGGAAATGCGGAAGGACGCGATGTCTTGTCTGGTCACTTTGATGTGATTGTTTGCGACGGCTTTGTGGGTAATATTCTGCTGAAATTTGCTGAAGCAGTGGGTGAAGTGGCTTTGCAAATTTTGCGGGAAGAATTACCCCAGGGACTGAATGGCAAGTTGGGTGTAACGCTCTTAAAGCCAAACCTGAAGCGGATCAAGCAGCGGATGGACCACGCGGAGCATGGGGGCGGCTTGCTGCTAGGAGTGGATGGAGTTTGTGTCATCAGTCATGGTAGCTCTCAAGCGCCTTCTATCTTTAATGCGGTGCGTCTCGCTAAAGAAGCTGTAGATCATCAAGTTCTAGATCGAATTCAATCGTGTTATGGAAGAAAGACTGCTCCTGCAAGTGAGGGAGAATAG
- a CDS encoding ketoacyl-ACP synthase III — protein MVVLPSGIAITGSGSAAPKTVLDNAGLSQVVETSDEWIATRTGIRERKLANPQTSLAAIATEAAQNAIAMAGITAADLDLIILATSTPDDLFGTASKIQAELGATKAVAFDLTAACSGFVFGLVTAAQFIRTGVYKNVLLIGADMLSRWVDWSDRRTCVLFGDGAGAVVIQANERDRLLGFEICSDGTQNSSLNLSCQPQPQELIPGVTVGLGAYQPVTMNGQEVYRFAVKRVPEVIEKALYRAELSVEQIDWLLLHQANQRILDAVSQRLKVPAEKVISNLARYGNTSAASIPIALDEAVRQGQVKPGDVIAASGFGAGLTWGAAIFHWDR, from the coding sequence ATAGTCGTGCTGCCATCTGGAATTGCGATTACGGGGAGTGGTTCAGCTGCTCCCAAAACTGTGTTAGACAATGCAGGACTAAGCCAGGTTGTAGAAACCTCAGATGAGTGGATTGCGACTCGGACGGGAATTCGGGAACGCAAACTGGCCAATCCACAAACTTCTCTTGCTGCGATCGCGACTGAAGCGGCCCAAAATGCGATCGCGATGGCAGGCATTACAGCGGCTGACCTCGATCTGATCATTCTGGCAACCTCAACTCCCGACGACCTGTTTGGCACCGCCAGCAAAATTCAAGCTGAACTGGGCGCTACTAAAGCCGTGGCTTTTGATTTAACTGCGGCATGCTCTGGTTTTGTATTTGGATTGGTGACGGCGGCCCAATTTATTCGCACGGGTGTTTACAAAAATGTCTTGTTGATCGGGGCAGATATGTTGTCCCGCTGGGTCGATTGGTCCGATCGCCGAACCTGTGTGCTGTTTGGGGATGGTGCTGGGGCTGTAGTCATCCAGGCTAATGAGCGCGATCGCCTTTTAGGCTTTGAAATTTGCAGCGACGGCACTCAAAATAGTTCGCTCAACCTAAGCTGCCAACCTCAACCTCAAGAACTCATTCCTGGGGTCACAGTAGGTTTGGGAGCTTACCAACCTGTGACGATGAATGGGCAGGAAGTGTACCGCTTCGCAGTCAAGCGGGTTCCGGAAGTCATTGAAAAAGCGCTGTATCGAGCCGAACTCAGCGTCGAGCAAATTGATTGGTTGCTCTTGCATCAAGCCAATCAACGGATTCTTGATGCAGTGTCCCAACGCTTGAAGGTGCCTGCCGAGAAAGTGATCAGCAACTTGGCTCGGTACGGGAATACTTCTGCTGCTTCCATTCCTATCGCCCTAGATGAAGCTGTGCGGCAAGGCCAAGTTAAACCAGGAGACGTGATTGCAGCTTCTGGCTTTGGAGCTGGCCTGACCTGGGGAGCGGCAATTTTTCACTGGGACCGATAA
- the fabD gene encoding ACP S-malonyltransferase, producing MTKTAWVFPGQGSQAIGMGVDLLELPEAKTKFEQAEQILGWSVPAVCQSEEDKLSRTLYTQPCLYVVESILVDLMQARGQQADLVAGHSLGEYVALYAAKAFDFESGLRLVQRRAELMDSASDGMMAAIIGFDREQLEQQIAQTKDVVLANDNNAGQVVISGTPAGVEAVLSQIKAKRIVRLNVSGAFHSPLMSGAASEFQQVLETVSFADAQIPVLSNVEPTPAIAATELKKRLVRQMTGSVRWREISLRLPEEGIQRVVEIGPGKVLTGLIKRTAPTLALENVSTIADLPN from the coding sequence ATGACAAAGACGGCATGGGTGTTTCCTGGGCAGGGGTCTCAGGCGATCGGGATGGGGGTAGATCTGCTAGAGCTACCCGAAGCAAAAACTAAGTTTGAGCAAGCAGAACAGATTCTGGGTTGGTCTGTTCCAGCAGTTTGCCAAAGTGAGGAAGATAAACTCTCCCGCACCCTCTATACCCAGCCTTGTCTTTATGTCGTCGAAAGCATCTTGGTTGACTTGATGCAAGCCAGAGGCCAACAGGCTGATCTGGTAGCGGGTCATAGCCTAGGCGAGTATGTGGCGCTTTATGCTGCTAAAGCTTTTGATTTTGAGTCTGGGCTGCGCTTGGTGCAGCGTCGAGCTGAGCTGATGGATAGCGCTTCTGATGGGATGATGGCCGCTATCATTGGCTTCGATCGCGAACAGTTAGAGCAACAGATCGCTCAAACCAAGGATGTAGTTCTCGCCAACGACAACAATGCAGGCCAAGTCGTAATTTCTGGCACTCCCGCTGGAGTGGAAGCAGTACTTTCGCAGATCAAAGCGAAACGGATTGTGCGCCTGAATGTATCGGGGGCATTCCACTCACCTTTGATGTCAGGGGCGGCGTCGGAGTTTCAGCAAGTTCTAGAAACTGTGAGTTTTGCGGACGCTCAAATTCCAGTGTTGTCGAACGTAGAACCGACTCCAGCGATCGCGGCAACCGAGCTAAAGAAGCGTTTAGTAAGGCAAATGACTGGATCAGTACGCTGGCGCGAAATTTCTCTGCGTCTACCGGAAGAAGGCATTCAACGAGTGGTAGAAATTGGCCCTGGTAAAGTATTAACTGGTTTAATCAAGCGCACCGCTCCTACTCTAGCCTTAGAGAATGTCAGCACTATTGCTGATCTCCCCAACTAA
- the radA gene encoding DNA repair protein RadA: protein MPKTRSHYVCNQCGAESPQYFGKCPSCHAWNSLEEQIVKSNSGTATPIGLTATARLNGKKRASSSASVQARSSLTFEQISDHPQARISSGYAELDRVLGGGIVPGSLVLIGGDPGIGKSTLLLQVANQLGTQHRILYVCAEESGQQVKLRSQRLGIGKQPPVQVPQLSAEETAAGAPGPNLYLLPETDLETVMAELESLKPTVAVIDSIQALYYSALGSAPGSVSQVRECTSALMHVAKREHITLFIVGHVTKEGAIAGPKVLEHLVDTVLYFEGDRFASHRLLRSVKNRFGATHELGVFEMADRGLAEVSNPSELFLGNREEVAPGTATIVACEGTRPIVVELQALVSPTSYSSPRRSTTGIEYNRLLQILAVLEKRVGIPLSKLDAYVASSGGLNVGEPAADLGVAVAVAASFRDRVVDPKTVLIGEVGLGGQIRPVSQIELRLKEAAKLGFKRAIIPKGQTVPDVELEIIPVAKVLDAMIAALPGQHRHAPETEIPDAAESN from the coding sequence ATGCCCAAAACTCGATCTCACTATGTCTGCAACCAATGTGGTGCAGAATCTCCGCAGTATTTTGGTAAGTGTCCATCCTGTCATGCTTGGAACTCTTTAGAGGAGCAGATCGTTAAATCTAATTCTGGGACTGCAACTCCAATTGGTCTCACAGCAACTGCTCGCCTCAATGGTAAAAAACGCGCTTCGTCGAGTGCTTCTGTACAGGCTCGCTCATCCCTCACCTTTGAACAGATCTCTGATCATCCTCAAGCGCGAATCTCTTCTGGCTATGCAGAACTCGACCGTGTGCTAGGGGGTGGGATTGTTCCAGGATCTTTGGTTTTGATTGGGGGAGATCCGGGCATTGGTAAATCAACGCTGTTGCTACAAGTCGCCAATCAATTAGGAACTCAGCATCGCATTCTCTATGTTTGTGCGGAGGAGTCTGGGCAGCAAGTGAAGCTGCGATCGCAACGCTTAGGCATTGGTAAGCAACCTCCTGTGCAGGTGCCGCAACTCTCAGCCGAAGAAACAGCCGCAGGGGCTCCAGGGCCGAACTTATATCTATTGCCAGAAACAGATTTGGAAACTGTGATGGCAGAGTTGGAATCGTTAAAACCAACGGTAGCAGTGATTGATAGTATTCAGGCGCTTTACTACTCTGCGTTAGGTTCCGCTCCAGGTTCTGTATCCCAAGTGCGCGAATGTACCTCAGCTTTGATGCATGTGGCCAAACGCGAACATATCACGCTGTTTATTGTGGGGCACGTCACCAAGGAGGGCGCGATCGCGGGGCCGAAGGTATTGGAGCATTTAGTCGATACAGTCTTGTATTTTGAGGGCGATCGCTTTGCTAGCCATCGCTTACTGCGCTCCGTGAAGAACCGTTTTGGTGCAACCCATGAGCTGGGTGTGTTTGAAATGGCCGATCGCGGATTGGCAGAAGTCTCCAATCCATCTGAGTTGTTTCTGGGCAATCGGGAAGAGGTTGCTCCTGGCACGGCTACGATTGTGGCTTGCGAAGGTACCCGCCCGATTGTGGTGGAACTCCAGGCGTTAGTTAGCCCTACCAGCTACAGCTCTCCTCGCCGCTCCACGACAGGGATTGAGTACAATCGCTTGCTACAAATTTTGGCGGTTTTAGAAAAGCGGGTCGGCATTCCCCTCTCTAAACTAGATGCCTATGTGGCTTCATCGGGTGGCCTTAATGTGGGTGAGCCTGCTGCTGACTTGGGTGTGGCGGTTGCGGTCGCTGCTAGTTTCCGCGATCGCGTTGTTGACCCTAAGACCGTTTTGATTGGGGAAGTAGGTTTGGGGGGACAAATTCGCCCTGTCTCTCAAATTGAGTTACGCCTGAAGGAAGCCGCTAAGCTAGGATTCAAACGCGCAATTATTCCTAAAGGACAAACCGTTCCAGACGTTGAACTAGAAATTATTCCGGTGGCCAAAGTGTTAGATGCCATGATTGCAGCGCTACCAGGCCAACACCGACATGCCCCAGAAACAGAAATCCCTGATGCTGCGGAAAGCAATTAA
- a CDS encoding biopolymer transporter ExbD, with translation MRLPTEPDIPPQINIVPMIDVIFAILTFFILSTLYLTRSEGLPVSLPQAATAQAQNATRITITIDSQGQIALNRKAIQLETLETGVRGLIPSGQESLVILNADENVRHGQVVQVMDRLRRIPGARLAIAAQKP, from the coding sequence ATGCGTCTACCTACTGAACCAGATATACCGCCCCAGATCAACATCGTGCCGATGATCGACGTCATCTTTGCGATTTTGACATTTTTTATTCTCTCAACGCTTTACCTGACCCGCTCTGAGGGCTTACCCGTCAGTCTCCCCCAAGCAGCAACGGCCCAAGCTCAAAATGCCACTCGCATTACAATCACGATTGACTCCCAAGGCCAAATTGCCCTCAACCGCAAAGCTATTCAGCTGGAGACTTTAGAAACGGGGGTACGTGGCTTGATTCCTTCCGGTCAGGAGTCGCTGGTAATTCTAAATGCTGATGAAAACGTTAGACATGGACAAGTCGTACAGGTGATGGATCGCTTGCGGCGGATTCCCGGAGCGCGTTTGGCGATCGCGGCCCAAAAGCCCTAA
- a CDS encoding response regulator transcription factor codes for MENHKEKILVVDDEASIRRILETRLSMIGYDVVTAADGEEALDTFRNAAPDLVVLDVMMPKLDGYGVCQELRKESDVPIIMLTALGDVADRITGLELGADDYVVKPFSPKELEARIRSVLRRVEKTGTSGIPSSGVIHVNALRIDTNKRQVYKGDERIRLTGMEFSLLELLVSRSGEPFSRSEILQEVWGYTPERHVDTRVVDVHISRLRAKLEDDPSNPELILTARGTGYLFQRIVEPGADE; via the coding sequence TTGGAAAATCACAAAGAAAAGATACTAGTCGTTGATGACGAAGCCAGTATCCGCCGAATTTTAGAAACACGCCTTTCGATGATTGGCTACGATGTCGTCACTGCTGCGGATGGCGAAGAAGCGCTAGATACATTTCGCAATGCTGCCCCCGACCTAGTTGTACTGGACGTGATGATGCCAAAGCTGGACGGCTACGGCGTGTGCCAGGAACTTCGCAAAGAGTCTGATGTGCCAATCATCATGCTAACAGCCTTGGGAGATGTGGCCGATCGCATTACGGGGCTAGAGCTAGGAGCGGATGACTATGTCGTCAAACCCTTCTCCCCCAAAGAGTTAGAAGCTCGGATTCGCTCTGTACTGCGTCGGGTAGAGAAGACAGGTACCTCTGGAATTCCTAGCTCTGGCGTTATTCACGTCAACGCCTTACGCATCGATACCAACAAGCGTCAAGTTTACAAAGGTGACGAGCGCATTAGGCTCACTGGCATGGAATTCAGTCTCCTAGAACTGCTTGTGAGTCGTTCTGGCGAACCTTTCTCTCGCTCTGAAATTTTGCAAGAAGTTTGGGGCTATACACCTGAGCGACATGTAGACACCAGAGTGGTAGACGTACATATTTCTCGGCTACGAGCCAAGTTAGAAGATGACCCCAGCAATCCTGAGCTGATCTTGACCGCGCGCGGAACTGGCTACCTGTTTCAGCGGATTGTCGAACCCGGTGCTGATGAATAA
- a CDS encoding 1-acyl-sn-glycerol-3-phosphate acyltransferase, translating to MGRSREPRISLFLYHLFKWSVVSPMLHSYFRGRIYGAENVPQQGPLVVVSNHASDFDPPIVSCCLRRPVAYMAKEELFRVPVLKHAIRLYGAYPVKRGSADRSAIREAIASLDQGWAAGIFLQGTRTVDGRIPSPKLGAALIAAKTQAPLLPVSLWGTQAIIRKGSSIPRLVPLTIRIGQPILPPQSTERKALEVVTQQCVEAIHAMHDLGR from the coding sequence ATGGGCAGAAGCCGCGAACCTCGCATTAGCCTCTTCCTCTACCACCTATTTAAGTGGTCAGTCGTCAGTCCCATGCTCCACAGCTATTTCCGGGGACGAATTTATGGGGCAGAAAACGTGCCACAGCAAGGGCCGCTTGTAGTAGTAAGCAATCATGCCAGTGACTTTGACCCACCCATTGTGTCTTGCTGTCTGCGCCGACCCGTGGCTTACATGGCAAAAGAAGAACTATTCCGGGTGCCAGTGCTGAAGCATGCAATTCGGCTCTACGGTGCTTACCCAGTGAAGCGAGGATCTGCCGATCGCAGTGCTATTCGGGAGGCGATCGCTTCTCTCGACCAGGGCTGGGCCGCAGGTATTTTTCTGCAAGGCACGCGAACGGTGGATGGTCGCATTCCCAGCCCTAAATTAGGGGCCGCTTTGATTGCTGCCAAAACCCAAGCCCCATTGCTACCCGTAAGCTTATGGGGTACCCAAGCCATTATCCGTAAAGGCTCCTCCATCCCTCGACTTGTGCCCTTAACGATTCGGATTGGACAGCCCATTCTGCCGCCTCAATCCACAGAACGAAAAGCACTAGAAGTAGTCACGCAACAGTGTGTTGAGGCCATTCATGCAATGCATGATTTGGGCCGATAA
- a CDS encoding AI-2E family transporter translates to MNERPARDFWDRLNNSALVRFLLLFASGWALVQLLAYFETVIVTFTLAAILALLLNYPVRWLQHFVPRSLAIGLVFIFSLVLFGGLAVTVGFTLASQAQELVNRISEVLNSLVPLTERFEQFLRDRNIPIQLDEVQRQFQNQFLSEVGTSIGFGLAALRIFFSNFINFILITVVAFFMLLDGRRLWQLLIKLVPTHLRSRFTLVVQRKFLGFFRGQFLLTAFLTTTSFLVFLVLRVPFALLLAIIVGILDMIPGIGATLGVGVVSLIVLSQSIWLALQVLVASIILQQVQDNLIAPRVMQNSLNINPVIVFFSLLVGARVAGLLGIFLAIPIAAVLVTLFEIDEMKAEPIEKLLGLQEDTLREDTLK, encoded by the coding sequence ATGAATGAACGGCCTGCCAGAGATTTCTGGGACCGACTGAACAACTCTGCACTCGTTCGCTTTTTATTGTTGTTTGCATCTGGCTGGGCTTTAGTTCAGTTATTAGCGTATTTTGAGACTGTTATTGTCACATTTACATTAGCAGCCATTTTGGCGTTGCTACTCAACTATCCAGTGCGCTGGTTACAACATTTTGTGCCTCGCAGTTTAGCAATTGGCTTAGTATTTATATTTAGTTTGGTACTGTTTGGTGGACTGGCAGTTACAGTTGGCTTTACTCTAGCCTCTCAGGCCCAGGAGTTAGTTAACAGAATTTCGGAAGTTCTCAATTCTTTAGTTCCATTGACTGAGCGCTTCGAGCAATTTCTGCGCGATCGCAATATTCCGATTCAGTTAGATGAAGTTCAAAGACAATTTCAAAACCAATTTTTGTCAGAAGTTGGAACTAGCATCGGTTTCGGTTTGGCAGCATTAAGAATCTTTTTCTCTAACTTTATTAATTTTATTTTGATTACAGTTGTGGCATTTTTTATGCTACTAGATGGGAGGCGATTGTGGCAGCTTCTCATCAAGTTAGTTCCCACCCATCTGCGTTCTCGCTTCACGCTAGTTGTGCAGCGCAAGTTCTTGGGATTCTTTCGAGGGCAATTTTTGCTAACGGCATTTTTGACCACAACCAGCTTTTTAGTTTTTCTGGTTTTACGAGTTCCGTTTGCTCTCTTACTAGCAATTATTGTTGGAATTCTTGATATGATTCCGGGCATTGGTGCCACGCTTGGAGTTGGGGTAGTTTCGTTAATTGTCTTATCTCAGAGTATTTGGTTAGCCTTGCAAGTTTTAGTTGCCTCGATTATTTTGCAACAAGTTCAGGACAATTTAATTGCCCCTAGAGTGATGCAAAATTCACTCAATATCAATCCTGTCATTGTCTTTTTCTCGTTGCTAGTAGGCGCTAGAGTCGCAGGTCTTTTAGGCATTTTTTTGGCGATTCCAATTGCGGCTGTTCTAGTAACTTTGTTTGAAATTGATGAGATGAAAGCGGAACCTATTGAGAAGCTCCTAGGCCTACAAGAAGACACGCTGCGAGAAGACACGCTAAAATGA